A genomic region of Sulfobacillus acidophilus DSM 10332 contains the following coding sequences:
- a CDS encoding DNA methylase N-4/N-6 domain protein (PFAM: DNA methylase~COGs: COG0863 DNA modification methylase~InterPro IPR002941~KEGG: hau:Haur_0318 site-specific DNA-methyltransferase~PFAM: DNA methylase N-4/N-6~SPTR: Putative uncharacterized protein rmsM), with protein MSPNPLELHVAHADLVGQIDGLLQSPWRPAFRLIYFDPPFFTQKTQSGDEGSYSDRWDSLEQYVATIAHWIESTFSLLADDGFCVLHADYHASHYLKVAVDKIFGYRHFRNEWIWHYTGRRVPARRRVNSKHDVLLVWAKSDQAVMQPVYEPWTRNEYLHMKRQALHRDPDGREWIWGHQGRGKSKAYRIYVDQHVERGRAIDSVWDIPILNTSAKERRGYPTQKPVALLERVIRLTTKPGDWVADFAAGSGTTGEAAVRLSRHAWLGDVSDQAIRVMRTRFGMGEG; from the coding sequence GTGTCTCCGAACCCCCTCGAGTTACATGTAGCCCACGCCGATTTGGTGGGCCAAATTGACGGTCTTCTGCAAAGTCCTTGGCGTCCGGCTTTTCGTTTAATATACTTCGATCCGCCGTTTTTTACCCAAAAAACACAGAGTGGCGACGAGGGCAGTTATTCGGATCGCTGGGACAGTTTGGAACAATATGTGGCGACGATTGCGCACTGGATCGAGTCGACTTTTTCCCTGTTGGCCGATGACGGTTTTTGTGTGTTGCATGCCGACTATCACGCCTCGCATTATTTAAAGGTGGCGGTCGATAAGATTTTCGGGTACCGCCATTTTCGTAACGAGTGGATTTGGCACTATACCGGTCGCCGGGTGCCCGCCCGCCGACGGGTCAACAGTAAACATGACGTCTTGCTGGTCTGGGCCAAAAGCGATCAAGCCGTCATGCAGCCGGTTTACGAGCCCTGGACCCGGAATGAATATCTTCACATGAAACGTCAAGCCCTTCATCGCGATCCGGACGGACGGGAATGGATATGGGGGCATCAAGGCCGCGGCAAATCCAAAGCCTACCGGATTTATGTCGATCAGCATGTGGAGCGGGGGCGCGCCATCGACTCGGTTTGGGATATTCCGATTTTGAATACGTCGGCGAAGGAACGGCGGGGTTATCCGACACAAAAACCTGTAGCGTTATTGGAACGGGTCATTCGATTAACGACCAAACCGGGTGATTGGGTGGCCGACTTTGCCGCCGGATCGGGGACTACCGGCGAGGCGGCCGTGCGTTTGTCCCGGCACGCGTGGCTAGGGGATGTCAGTGACCAGGCGATTCGGGTGATGAGGACCCGTTTCGGCATGGGGGAGGGCTAA
- a CDS encoding transcription antitermination protein nusG (PFAM: Transcription termination factor nusG; KOW motif~TIGRFAM: transcription termination/antitermination factor NusG~COGs: COG0250 Transcription antiterminator~InterPro IPR006645:IPR005824:IPR001062~KEGG: tjr:TherJR_0282 NusG antitermination factor~PFAM: Transcription antitermination protein, NusG, N-terminal; KOW~SMART: Transcription antitermination protein, NusG, N-terminal; KOW~SPTR: Transcription antitermination protein nusG;~TIGRFAM: Transcription antitermination protein, NusG), translating to MEKDWYVIHTYSGYENKVKANLERRVASMGMEDKIFRIMVPMEEELEVKDGKKKLVKKKVFPGYVLVEMILTDDSWYVVRNTPGVTGFVGSGSKPIPLLDHEVRMILGRDLSGVPELPRVNFSVGQEVLVREGPFEGFSGKIEEIYPDRGKVRLTVSMFGRDTPLELDFTQVSELE from the coding sequence GTGGAAAAAGACTGGTATGTCATCCACACCTACTCTGGGTACGAGAATAAAGTCAAGGCGAATTTAGAGCGGCGTGTGGCGTCCATGGGCATGGAAGACAAGATATTCCGGATTATGGTGCCCATGGAGGAAGAACTCGAAGTAAAAGACGGCAAAAAGAAATTGGTCAAAAAGAAAGTCTTCCCGGGATATGTTCTGGTGGAGATGATTTTGACCGACGATTCTTGGTATGTGGTCCGGAACACGCCAGGGGTAACGGGATTTGTCGGTTCGGGTTCGAAGCCCATTCCTTTGCTGGATCATGAGGTCCGCATGATTTTGGGTCGTGACTTGTCCGGCGTACCAGAGTTGCCGCGTGTGAACTTTTCCGTAGGCCAGGAAGTGCTGGTGCGGGAAGGCCCGTTTGAGGGGTTCTCTGGAAAAATCGAAGAAATCTATCCGGATCGGGGCAAGGTGCGACTGACGGTGTCGATGTTCGGTCGTGACACCCCGTTGGAATTAGACTTTACTCAGGTCTCGGAACTCGAGTAA
- a CDS encoding LSU ribosomal protein L11P (PFAM: Ribosomal protein L11, RNA binding domain; Ribosomal protein L11, N-terminal domain~TIGRFAM: 50S ribosomal protein L11~COGs: COG0080 Ribosomal protein L11~InterPro IPR020784:IPR020783:IPR006519:IPR000911~KEGG: dau:Daud_0211 50S ribosomal protein L11~PFAM: Ribosomal protein L11, C-terminal; Ribosomal protein L11, N-terminal~SMART: Ribosomal protein L11~SPTR: 50S ribosomal protein L11;~TIGRFAM: Ribosomal protein L11, bacterial-type) has protein sequence MPKKVVGVIKLQIPAGKATPAPPVGPALGQHGVNIMAFVKEYNERTAGQVGLIIPVEITVFEDRSFTFVTKTPPASVLIKKALGIETASSNPNTKKVGKLTRAQVREIAETKMPDLNATTLDAAMRMIEGTARSMGVEIQD, from the coding sequence GTGCCAAAAAAAGTTGTTGGGGTAATTAAGCTGCAAATTCCGGCCGGTAAGGCGACACCGGCACCGCCGGTCGGTCCGGCCTTAGGGCAGCACGGTGTCAATATCATGGCGTTCGTTAAAGAATATAACGAGCGGACGGCCGGGCAAGTCGGATTAATCATCCCGGTCGAAATTACCGTATTTGAAGACCGGTCGTTTACCTTTGTCACCAAGACGCCGCCGGCGTCGGTATTGATTAAAAAGGCGCTGGGGATTGAAACGGCCTCGAGCAACCCCAACACCAAAAAAGTCGGGAAACTGACGCGGGCCCAAGTGCGAGAAATCGCGGAAACCAAAATGCCCGACCTGAACGCAACGACCCTTGATGCCGCCATGCGCATGATTGAAGGTACCGCGCGTAGCATGGGCGTCGAAATCCAGGATTAA
- a CDS encoding protein of unknown function DUF58 (PFAM: Protein of unknown function DUF58~COGs: COG1721 conserved hypothetical protein (some members contain a von Willebrand factor type A (vWA) domain)~InterPro IPR002881~KEGG: gtn:GTNG_0229 hypothetical protein~PFAM: Protein of unknown function DUF58~SPTR: Putative uncharacterized protein), which yields MTRRILFLALAALAGLLLCFGGSLPLASHIDVLGIILLGIFLVIGMSPPPRVSRRLESGPYFAGHPLTVTLTLTFPRWGLWPWVVVIDRLPDALALGPARLVLYPRRRRQMTFTYTIRHLVRGQYVLGPIEIQWGDWFGWTRFTHRVLLETPLTVWPEITSWPTTLTARPLGKPRSPFGRPDPTPDFWRGLRPYVPGDRFSQIHWKSLARSDTWLTKEWDPPHHRWTFAVDNQKTFSLPEWELVLSLVASVLMWGHRTGSAVRVYFLDQPHAFFDGTPTRQQLVQSLNRLAEWPSDGVPASSSPPRFSLAGSFSWWVGPSAGAPPPEASGRWLRIGEGGLTRLADLPRMLQSAPRLLQRSGQ from the coding sequence ATGACACGCCGGATTCTTTTTTTGGCTTTAGCGGCCCTCGCCGGGCTTCTCCTCTGCTTCGGCGGTTCTCTTCCTTTGGCGAGCCATATCGACGTCTTGGGCATCATATTGCTGGGAATTTTCCTCGTCATCGGGATGAGCCCACCGCCCCGTGTCAGCCGTCGATTAGAATCCGGTCCTTACTTTGCCGGGCATCCGCTGACCGTCACCTTGACCCTCACCTTTCCCCGCTGGGGCTTATGGCCTTGGGTGGTCGTCATTGATCGACTCCCGGACGCCCTGGCATTAGGACCTGCTCGACTCGTCTTATATCCCCGACGGCGCCGACAGATGACGTTTACCTATACCATTCGGCACCTGGTTCGCGGCCAATATGTCCTCGGGCCGATTGAAATTCAGTGGGGTGATTGGTTTGGTTGGACACGGTTCACCCACCGGGTATTGCTGGAAACCCCCTTAACGGTCTGGCCGGAGATTACCTCCTGGCCCACAACGTTAACGGCCCGTCCGCTCGGTAAACCCCGCTCCCCGTTCGGCCGTCCGGATCCGACGCCTGACTTTTGGCGCGGCTTACGCCCCTATGTACCCGGCGATCGGTTTAGTCAAATTCATTGGAAAAGCTTGGCCCGGAGCGATACCTGGCTGACCAAAGAGTGGGATCCGCCCCACCATCGGTGGACATTCGCCGTCGACAACCAAAAGACCTTCAGCCTCCCCGAATGGGAGCTGGTTCTCTCGTTGGTGGCATCGGTGCTGATGTGGGGGCATCGAACCGGATCCGCCGTCCGGGTGTATTTTCTCGATCAGCCCCATGCGTTTTTCGACGGCACTCCCACACGGCAACAACTGGTCCAATCCCTGAATCGGCTGGCCGAATGGCCGTCCGATGGAGTTCCCGCCTCGTCTTCGCCGCCTCGATTCTCCCTTGCGGGCTCGTTTAGCTGGTGGGTCGGACCGTCTGCCGGCGCCCCCCCGCCTGAAGCGTCCGGGCGTTGGCTTCGGATCGGCGAGGGAGGTCTCACCCGGCTCGCCGATTTGCCCCGAATGCTGCAATCGGCCCCTCGCCTACTCCAAAGGAGCGGACAATGA
- a CDS encoding Thioredoxin domain-containing protein (PFAM: Thioredoxin~TIGRFAM: thioredoxin~COGs: COG3118 Thioredoxin domain-containing protein~Contains Selenocysteine~InterPro IPR013766~KEGG: cwo:Cwoe_0652 thioredoxin~PFAM: Thioredoxin domain~SPTR: Thioredoxin;~manually curated), whose product MVEYESISWPVLAADTTQPIVLVFTAPWUPHCRRLGPVVQRVSESVAGQVTFVRVNTDTFPQIAEQWDVQAIPALVRVEAGQEVARLIGFRPAEQILAWVSAPKPRSVDP is encoded by the coding sequence ATGGTCGAGTATGAATCCATCAGCTGGCCGGTGCTTGCCGCCGACACGACGCAACCGATCGTTTTGGTTTTTACCGCCCCTTGGTGACCCCATTGCCGCCGACTGGGTCCAGTCGTGCAGCGGGTGTCCGAATCGGTAGCCGGACAGGTCACTTTTGTGCGAGTCAATACCGACACGTTTCCCCAGATCGCCGAACAATGGGATGTTCAGGCCATCCCGGCATTGGTCCGGGTCGAAGCCGGCCAAGAAGTCGCCCGACTCATCGGGTTTCGGCCCGCCGAACAAATTTTGGCCTGGGTGTCGGCACCTAAACCGCGATCGGTTGACCCTTGA
- a CDS encoding protein of unknown function DUF202 (PFAM: Domain of unknown function DUF~COGs: COG2149 membrane protein~InterPro IPR003807~KEGG: lhk:LHK_00477 integron gene cassette protein~PFAM: Protein of unknown function DUF202~SPTR: Putative integron gene cassette protein), whose amino-acid sequence MKKGGDPRTILANERTFLAWLRTGVALMAFGFVVSKFNLFLRLHIVHVNAFSRIHEQVLGLVWVGAGIVVIAMASVHFYQVERHIERQEPLGRSPVPYVLAALLAGLGVLVLVYLTAIG is encoded by the coding sequence ATGAAAAAAGGTGGCGATCCGCGCACGATTCTCGCCAATGAACGGACGTTCCTGGCCTGGTTGCGTACCGGTGTGGCGTTGATGGCTTTCGGGTTCGTCGTATCCAAATTTAATCTGTTCCTTCGACTCCATATTGTTCATGTTAATGCATTTTCGCGCATCCATGAACAAGTTTTGGGGTTGGTCTGGGTTGGCGCCGGAATTGTGGTCATTGCCATGGCATCCGTTCATTTTTATCAGGTCGAGCGACACATTGAACGGCAAGAGCCTTTGGGACGCTCCCCGGTCCCGTATGTTTTGGCCGCGCTGTTGGCGGGGCTAGGCGTCCTGGTCCTCGTGTATTTGACGGCCATCGGATAA
- a CDS encoding ATPase associated with various cellular activities AAA_3 (PFAM: ATPase family associated with various cellular activities (AAA)~COGs: COG0714 MoxR-like ATPase~InterPro IPR011703~KEGG: gya:GYMC52_0242 ATPase associated with various cellular activities AAA_3~PFAM: ATPase associated with various cellular activities, AAA-3~SPTR: ATPase associated with various cellular activities AAA_3) produces MIDRRPPWSEALHGELVPLIDYLESRLIGKHTVMTYLVTALLAGGHILLDDVPGVGKTTLAKALADALDLRYHRIQCTPDLLPSDITGMTIFNPATRHFEFHPGPLFSHLIIADEINRTSPRTQSALLEVMQERQVTVDGVSRPVPNPFMLIATENPLEFEGTYPLPESQLDRFLFRLSLGYPTPEEELALLTDREEPAALPTPVLTPDRLLALQEAVRQVIVAPTVKRYLVDIVQATRTHPAVRLGLSPRATLALYHASQAWAFLHDRTFVTPDDIQDLAPYVALHRLVVDDKAWDSPTSSSRQEIFQEILQRIPVPTVPEGRSL; encoded by the coding sequence ATGATAGACCGCCGACCACCATGGTCCGAAGCCTTACACGGTGAACTGGTGCCCTTAATCGACTATTTGGAAAGCCGTCTAATCGGCAAACACACCGTGATGACCTATCTCGTCACCGCTCTGTTAGCCGGTGGACACATTTTATTGGACGACGTGCCCGGAGTCGGCAAAACGACGTTGGCCAAAGCTCTGGCCGACGCTTTGGATTTGCGCTATCATCGCATCCAATGCACACCCGATCTGTTACCGAGCGACATCACCGGGATGACCATTTTCAATCCGGCGACACGCCATTTTGAGTTCCACCCCGGCCCCCTATTTTCTCACTTGATTATTGCCGACGAAATCAACCGAACCTCGCCGCGAACCCAAAGCGCCTTATTGGAGGTCATGCAAGAACGACAAGTCACCGTCGACGGCGTCAGTCGCCCGGTCCCGAACCCCTTCATGTTGATTGCCACCGAAAATCCCCTCGAGTTTGAGGGAACCTACCCGCTACCGGAAAGTCAACTCGATCGCTTTTTATTCCGTTTAAGCCTTGGTTATCCCACTCCGGAAGAAGAATTGGCGCTTTTAACCGATCGGGAGGAGCCGGCCGCGTTACCCACGCCCGTGTTGACCCCCGACCGCCTTTTGGCGCTCCAAGAGGCCGTCCGGCAGGTTATCGTGGCGCCGACGGTCAAACGATATCTGGTGGATATTGTCCAGGCGACCCGGACTCATCCCGCCGTTCGCCTCGGACTATCCCCGCGGGCTACCCTCGCCTTATATCATGCCAGTCAAGCCTGGGCGTTTTTGCACGATCGCACATTCGTCACGCCCGACGATATTCAAGATTTGGCTCCTTATGTGGCGCTTCACCGGCTGGTGGTGGACGACAAGGCGTGGGATTCCCCGACTTCGTCCTCCCGTCAGGAGATATTTCAGGAGATTTTGCAGCGTATTCCGGTTCCCACGGTGCCCGAAGGACGGTCGCTATGA
- a CDS encoding NUDIX hydrolase (PFAM: NUDIX domain~InterPro IPR000086~KEGG: eat:EAT1b_1555 NUDIX hydrolase~PFAM: NUDIX hydrolase domain~SPTR: MutT/nudix family protein): protein MEWLDIYDENFERVGVKERQAVHRDGDWHRTFHGWIVRSDGLLLFQLRSATKADYPNRFDVTAAGHYAAGETGLAGLREVTEELGIHVNPDQLQYGGIRVRVRRQPGLIDREFSEVYFIRDDRPWSAYHPARQEVDGLLAITIDDGLALFSDRLTAIHGLYFDAVSGRVDHRRVLRAEFLETRDPYFLTVTIMAGRFLKGQPIAV, encoded by the coding sequence GTGGAGTGGCTCGATATTTATGACGAGAACTTCGAACGCGTCGGGGTCAAGGAGCGGCAGGCGGTTCATCGTGACGGAGACTGGCACCGGACTTTTCATGGTTGGATTGTCCGCTCGGACGGGCTTCTTTTGTTTCAGCTCCGAAGCGCGACGAAAGCCGACTATCCGAACCGTTTTGACGTGACCGCCGCCGGTCATTATGCGGCCGGCGAAACGGGTTTGGCCGGTCTTCGGGAGGTCACCGAAGAGCTTGGGATTCACGTCAATCCGGACCAGCTGCAATATGGGGGCATTCGGGTACGCGTCCGCCGACAACCGGGACTGATTGACCGAGAATTCTCCGAAGTCTATTTCATTCGGGATGACCGGCCCTGGTCCGCCTATCATCCGGCACGGCAAGAGGTGGACGGCTTGTTGGCCATTACCATCGATGACGGTCTGGCTTTATTCAGCGATCGGCTAACAGCCATCCACGGTCTATATTTCGATGCCGTCTCCGGTCGGGTCGATCATCGGCGGGTGTTGCGGGCCGAGTTCCTCGAAACCCGCGACCCCTATTTTTTGACGGTGACGATTATGGCGGGCCGGTTTCTCAAGGGTCAACCGATCGCGGTTTAG
- a CDS encoding preprotein translocase, SecE subunit (PFAM: SecE/Sec61-gamma subunits of protein translocation complex~TIGRFAM: preprotein translocase, SecE subunit, bacterial~InterPro IPR001901:IPR005807~KEGG: ami:Amir_6642 preprotein translocase, SecE subunit~PFAM: Protein secE/sec61-gamma protein~SPTR: Preprotein translocase, SecE subunit;~TIGRFAM: SecE subunit of protein translocation complex), with protein sequence MMEAKGNAVQSGARPWKYLREVRSELRKVVWPTPRQTVSYTGFVVAFTALVGLIIAGLDALFNFGLHLFLR encoded by the coding sequence ATGATGGAAGCGAAAGGCAACGCGGTGCAGTCCGGTGCCCGGCCGTGGAAATATCTCCGCGAGGTCAGGTCCGAACTGCGAAAAGTTGTTTGGCCTACCCCGCGGCAGACGGTGTCCTATACCGGATTTGTAGTGGCGTTCACAGCTTTAGTGGGATTAATCATCGCGGGATTGGACGCCCTGTTTAATTTCGGCTTGCACCTGTTTCTCCGCTGA
- a CDS encoding sulfide-quinone oxidoreductase (PFAM: Pyridine nucleotide-disulphide oxidoreductase~COGs: COG1252 NADH dehydrogenase FAD-containing subunit~InterPro IPR013027~KEGG: dak:DaAHT2_2661 FAD-dependent pyridine nucleotide-disulfide oxidoreductase~PFAM: FAD-dependent pyridine nucleotide-disulphide oxidoreductase~SPTR: Sulfide-quinone reductase) translates to MARVVILGSGFAGMTAAFQLRRKFRRGSHQITVIARDAHFLYRPSLVHVAFGKKSLKDISVPLAPLYAEAGIEFLQTEIVDIDPEAHTVSTQDKLVYYDKLIVALGERLAFEEIPGLREFGHTVCTAEGAMKLRQALDEFGGGPAVVGWAQNVQTGGPAFEVALELNERMEKQLLLGSITFVDPLPKLWAPAGEKATQLLSQIFQERRITRLGPVQIQSVHRDHVVLADGREIPSVLTIVTPPFRGEPAQKRLAQNHPRDWLETGRDMRAIHHPDIYVAGSAVAFEGPKQGHTAMLQAEVAAHNLALDLTGSAAPRREYDHEMSCVLDLGNGQGLFVRRSLWNARHQTMKLGRQWPWAKAALEYAFVNTPMFNKWAVPMSKISL, encoded by the coding sequence ATGGCCCGGGTTGTGATTTTAGGTAGCGGCTTTGCCGGGATGACGGCGGCTTTTCAGTTGAGGCGGAAATTCCGCCGAGGGAGCCACCAAATTACCGTGATCGCCCGTGACGCCCACTTTTTATACCGGCCCTCGCTGGTCCACGTCGCTTTCGGCAAAAAATCGCTCAAAGACATTTCCGTGCCGCTGGCTCCCTTATATGCCGAGGCCGGTATCGAGTTTCTTCAAACGGAAATCGTCGATATCGATCCCGAAGCCCACACCGTGTCCACCCAAGATAAATTGGTCTATTATGACAAGCTCATTGTCGCCTTGGGCGAACGACTCGCGTTTGAAGAGATTCCGGGTTTACGCGAGTTCGGACACACCGTATGCACCGCCGAAGGCGCAATGAAACTGCGGCAAGCGCTCGACGAGTTTGGAGGCGGTCCGGCGGTTGTCGGATGGGCGCAGAACGTGCAAACGGGAGGCCCGGCGTTTGAGGTGGCTCTCGAATTAAACGAACGGATGGAAAAACAGTTATTATTAGGATCGATTACCTTTGTCGATCCCTTACCGAAGCTCTGGGCACCTGCCGGTGAGAAAGCTACCCAATTGCTCTCGCAGATCTTTCAAGAACGGCGCATTACGCGACTGGGCCCGGTTCAGATTCAATCGGTCCATCGGGACCATGTCGTGCTGGCGGACGGTCGGGAAATTCCGTCGGTCCTGACGATCGTCACCCCGCCCTTTCGGGGCGAACCGGCCCAAAAACGCTTAGCCCAAAATCATCCGCGAGACTGGTTGGAGACCGGACGTGACATGCGGGCCATTCACCATCCCGATATCTACGTCGCCGGAAGTGCCGTGGCGTTTGAAGGACCCAAACAAGGGCACACCGCCATGTTACAGGCCGAAGTCGCCGCCCATAACTTGGCGTTGGATCTGACCGGTAGTGCCGCCCCGCGCCGCGAGTACGACCATGAGATGAGCTGTGTATTGGACTTGGGTAACGGGCAAGGCTTGTTTGTGCGCCGGTCTCTCTGGAACGCCCGCCACCAAACCATGAAATTAGGTCGGCAATGGCCGTGGGCTAAGGCCGCCTTAGAATACGCCTTCGTGAACACCCCGATGTTTAACAAATGGGCCGTGCCGATGTCGAAAATCAGCCTTTAA
- a CDS encoding hypothetical protein (PFAM: Protein of unknown function (DUF2892)~KEGG: ttj:TTHA0462 hypothetical protein~SPTR: Probable transmembrane protein) — protein sequence MPQNESTTDRIIRIVIGLVLGYGAFNHWGGSVGTWIFGILAVVAIITGITGFCGLYRLFGISTCPVPPKKS from the coding sequence ATGCCACAGAACGAAAGCACCACCGATCGGATCATCCGGATCGTTATCGGACTCGTCTTGGGTTATGGCGCCTTCAATCACTGGGGCGGAAGCGTCGGCACCTGGATCTTCGGCATTTTGGCCGTCGTAGCAATTATTACCGGGATTACCGGATTTTGCGGCCTCTACCGATTATTCGGAATCAGTACGTGCCCGGTTCCCCCCAAAAAATCGTAG
- a CDS encoding LSU ribosomal protein L1P (PFAM: Ribosomal protein L1p/L10e family~TIGRFAM: ribosomal protein L1, bacterial/chloroplast~COGs: COG0081 Ribosomal protein L1~InterPro IPR002143:IPR005878~KEGG: tjr:TherJR_0284 ribosomal protein L1~PFAM: Ribosomal protein L1~SPTR: 50S ribosomal protein L1;~TIGRFAM: Ribosomal protein L1, bacterial-type): MAKEGKRYQEAVARIEKGRLYEPLEAMQLAKDLAKAKFVETVEVAVRLGVDPRHSDQVVRGAVVLPHGTGRTQRVLVFAKGDKAKEAEEAGADFVGADDLAEKIQQGWLDFDVAVATPDMMAMVGRLGKILGPRGLMPNPKTGTVTFDVKNAIREIKAGKIEFRTEKAGIVHAPIGKVSFTAEQLAENFATLMDALIKAKPAAAKGTYIRGITVSTTMGPGIPINPQSAQRTTTVA, from the coding sequence ATGGCGAAAGAAGGCAAACGGTATCAAGAAGCCGTGGCCCGCATTGAAAAAGGTCGGCTTTATGAACCGCTTGAGGCGATGCAGCTGGCCAAGGACCTAGCCAAAGCCAAGTTTGTGGAAACCGTGGAAGTCGCCGTGCGGCTCGGTGTGGATCCCCGGCACTCGGATCAAGTCGTACGGGGCGCGGTGGTATTGCCGCACGGGACCGGACGGACCCAGCGGGTGCTGGTATTTGCCAAAGGCGACAAGGCGAAAGAAGCCGAAGAGGCCGGCGCCGATTTCGTCGGGGCGGATGATTTGGCGGAAAAAATTCAGCAAGGCTGGCTGGATTTTGACGTGGCGGTTGCTACGCCCGACATGATGGCGATGGTGGGTCGCTTAGGGAAAATTTTAGGCCCACGGGGTTTGATGCCTAATCCGAAGACCGGTACGGTGACCTTTGACGTGAAAAACGCCATCCGTGAAATTAAAGCAGGAAAAATCGAGTTCCGTACCGAGAAGGCCGGTATTGTGCACGCACCCATCGGGAAAGTTTCGTTTACCGCCGAACAATTGGCGGAGAACTTCGCCACCTTGATGGACGCCTTAATCAAGGCGAAGCCGGCAGCGGCCAAGGGGACCTATATTCGGGGCATTACGGTGTCTACGACCATGGGCCCCGGCATTCCGATTAATCCGCAATCTGCTCAACGAACGACCACGGTCGCTTAA